In a genomic window of Halobiforma lacisalsi AJ5:
- a CDS encoding 30S ribosomal protein S13 — translation MSAEEPQEQDEDEDLQYFVRIGQTDLDGTKSVERSLSEMNGIGRRTARLIAEKAGVDRTATFGRLDDDVIDEVVELVENYADEVPDWLNNRQSDFYSGETTHEIGNDLELTRQHDINRMKMIDSYRGVRHKRGQKVRGQRTKSTGRTEGTIGVNVEEIREEEAEAGEEEGE, via the coding sequence ATGAGCGCGGAAGAACCCCAAGAGCAAGACGAGGACGAAGACCTTCAGTACTTCGTCCGTATCGGTCAAACCGACCTCGACGGGACGAAGTCGGTCGAGCGCTCGCTGTCGGAGATGAACGGGATCGGTCGCCGAACCGCCCGACTCATCGCCGAGAAAGCGGGCGTCGACCGAACGGCGACGTTCGGTCGACTCGACGACGACGTCATCGACGAGGTCGTCGAACTCGTAGAGAACTACGCGGACGAAGTTCCTGACTGGCTCAACAACCGCCAGTCGGACTTCTACAGCGGCGAAACGACCCACGAGATCGGCAACGATCTCGAGCTGACCCGCCAGCACGACATCAACCGGATGAAGATGATCGACTCCTACAGGGGAGTTCGACACAAGCGCGGGCAGAAGGTTCGCGGTCAGCGGACCAAGTCCACCGGTCGTACGGAGGGCACCATCGGGGTCAACGTCGAAGAGATCCGCGAAGAAGAAGCCGAAGCCGGCGAGGAGGAGGGTGAATAA
- a CDS encoding DUF7519 family protein — translation MSRESSSSGPRSRSDTAGRPTRERFWCSPASGGAAAVEPTLVGAVATVLAWDRAQAAIDLGEQLGREARTLRLEAVGLASSLVVGLASATVGYAIYVVGSGGQPVSALVLLLLAAVLLTVGLGSKRKRGGKWGSSRRGPRRR, via the coding sequence GTGTCGCGGGAGTCGTCCTCCTCGGGACCGCGCTCGCGGTCGGACACCGCGGGACGGCCGACGCGGGAGCGGTTCTGGTGTTCGCCGGCGTCCGGCGGCGCGGCCGCGGTCGAGCCGACGCTCGTGGGGGCAGTCGCGACCGTCCTCGCCTGGGATCGCGCCCAGGCCGCGATCGACCTCGGCGAGCAACTCGGCCGCGAAGCGCGGACCCTGCGATTGGAGGCCGTCGGGCTGGCCTCGAGTCTCGTCGTCGGGCTCGCGTCGGCGACCGTCGGCTACGCGATTTACGTCGTCGGCAGCGGCGGCCAACCCGTTTCCGCGCTGGTTCTGCTGTTGCTCGCGGCGGTATTGTTGACGGTCGGGCTGGGTTCGAAGCGAAAACGGGGCGGCAAGTGGGGCTCGAGCCGGCGGGGGCCACGCAGGCGATAA
- a CDS encoding Cdc6/Cdc18 family protein produces MKQESPDGRGGEDDDGAADSPGSSIVDSILDGERRTVFENKQLVDSNTIVDHNRIYGRDEQLAAEARAFRDTLDGERPPDLLLYGPSGTGKSLTVKAVAEKVSERATQNDIAFDFVAVNFKTMESHSLDRAVWKLGHQTANKAGVEWGIPRKGVSTDAKYVRLYEIVDRHFDALVFILDEIDALTGRVGEDEPAYSRLLYSLSRVMAEQHVDTLVSTVVITNHPKFRENLDSRTDSSYNPTGIHFSDYDANELIEILNRRRDAFKEGALDDGVIELVAAYGAKNEGDARRAIDLLRDAGEIANRNGETVVTEQHVHAANDSVVKNRVLEMVGGMTLQKKLSLYAAAVVADVNDGAAPSPAVYALYREICQRTDRDVYTQETVNSHINKAGTYGVLESERTSGGFKSGVHLMFTFTEPVEAVLETLEEDETFDELDASTARTIARQSLRDS; encoded by the coding sequence ATGAAGCAGGAGTCCCCGGATGGTCGAGGAGGCGAAGACGATGACGGGGCAGCGGACTCTCCCGGCTCGTCTATCGTCGATAGTATTCTCGACGGCGAACGACGAACCGTCTTCGAGAACAAGCAACTCGTCGACTCCAACACGATCGTCGATCACAACCGGATCTACGGCCGTGACGAACAACTGGCCGCGGAAGCGCGCGCGTTTCGCGACACCCTCGACGGCGAACGGCCCCCGGATCTCCTCCTCTACGGACCGAGCGGCACCGGCAAGAGCCTCACTGTCAAAGCAGTCGCCGAGAAGGTCTCGGAACGTGCCACCCAGAACGATATCGCCTTCGACTTCGTCGCAGTCAACTTCAAGACGATGGAGTCACACTCACTGGATCGCGCCGTCTGGAAACTCGGCCATCAGACAGCCAACAAAGCCGGCGTCGAGTGGGGTATCCCGCGAAAGGGCGTCTCTACCGATGCGAAATACGTTCGGCTCTACGAGATCGTCGACCGCCACTTTGACGCGCTCGTGTTCATCCTCGACGAAATCGACGCGCTCACCGGCCGCGTCGGTGAAGACGAGCCCGCGTACTCCCGATTGCTCTACAGCCTGAGCCGGGTGATGGCCGAACAACACGTCGACACGCTCGTCTCGACGGTCGTGATCACGAACCACCCCAAGTTCCGCGAAAACCTCGACAGCAGGACCGATAGTTCGTACAATCCGACCGGCATTCACTTCTCCGATTACGACGCCAACGAACTCATCGAGATCCTCAACCGTCGACGTGACGCGTTCAAAGAGGGCGCGCTCGACGACGGCGTCATCGAACTGGTGGCTGCCTACGGGGCCAAAAACGAGGGCGACGCACGGCGAGCGATCGATCTGCTCCGCGACGCGGGCGAGATCGCAAACAGGAACGGAGAGACGGTCGTCACGGAACAACACGTCCACGCGGCCAACGATTCGGTCGTGAAAAACCGCGTGCTCGAGATGGTCGGCGGGATGACGCTCCAGAAGAAACTCTCGCTGTACGCTGCAGCAGTCGTCGCTGACGTAAACGACGGCGCTGCACCGAGTCCAGCGGTCTACGCGCTGTATCGAGAGATCTGCCAACGCACTGACCGGGACGTGTATACCCAGGAGACCGTCAACAGCCACATCAACAAGGCGGGCACGTACGGCGTCCTCGAGAGCGAGCGGACGAGCGGCGGGTTCAAAAGTGGCGTCCACCTGATGTTCACGTTCACCGAGCCGGTCGAGGCCGTCCTCGAGACGCTCGAGGAAGACGAGACGTTCGACGAACTCGACGCCTCGACGGCACGCACGATCGCACGCCAGTCGCTTCGTGACTCGTGA
- the moaA gene encoding GTP 3',8-cyclase MoaA: protein MLTDEFGREVTGVRVSLTDRCNFDCVYCHNEGLGDTRGPMDPQDDEMDTDDVVRFLEVAAEFDVDAVKFTGGEPMLRQDLEEIIARTPDQMEVSLTTNGTFLPGRAEDLVDADLERVNVSQDALDPEDFAAVTQSGAYEKVLEGVEAALEAGLDPVKLNMVVFEHTAGYVPEMVDHVAENEGLQLQLIEYMPELTGRPEWNIDIQRVHDWLADRADEIEHREMHDRRRYWVSGEDGDTGKGMVEIVDPVENPNFCANCHRVRVTHEGYLKGCLNRNDDLRSMGEMSKPEIRDTFRKTVENRVPYYGEYMIRNGDGEWEINEKYLEESVRA from the coding sequence ATGCTCACCGACGAGTTCGGACGCGAAGTAACGGGGGTTCGCGTCTCTCTTACCGACCGGTGTAACTTCGACTGTGTCTACTGCCACAACGAGGGGCTGGGCGACACGCGGGGCCCGATGGACCCACAGGACGACGAGATGGACACCGACGACGTCGTCCGCTTTCTCGAGGTCGCGGCCGAGTTCGACGTCGACGCCGTCAAGTTCACCGGCGGCGAACCGATGCTCCGCCAGGATCTCGAGGAGATCATCGCACGAACGCCGGATCAGATGGAGGTCTCGCTGACGACCAACGGGACCTTCCTCCCCGGCCGCGCCGAGGATCTGGTCGACGCCGACCTCGAGCGAGTCAACGTCTCCCAGGACGCGCTCGACCCCGAGGACTTCGCCGCCGTCACGCAAAGCGGCGCGTACGAGAAGGTCCTGGAGGGCGTCGAGGCCGCCCTCGAGGCAGGGCTCGATCCCGTGAAGCTCAATATGGTCGTCTTCGAGCACACCGCGGGCTACGTCCCGGAGATGGTCGACCACGTCGCCGAAAACGAGGGGCTGCAACTCCAGCTTATCGAGTACATGCCGGAGCTCACCGGTCGGCCGGAGTGGAACATCGACATCCAGCGAGTCCACGACTGGCTCGCCGACCGGGCCGACGAGATCGAGCACCGGGAGATGCACGATCGGCGTCGCTACTGGGTGAGCGGAGAGGACGGTGACACGGGGAAAGGAATGGTCGAGATCGTCGATCCCGTCGAGAACCCCAACTTCTGTGCGAACTGCCACCGCGTTCGGGTTACCCACGAGGGCTATCTCAAGGGCTGTCTCAACCGCAACGACGACCTCCGCTCGATGGGCGAAATGTCCAAACCCGAGATCCGGGACACGTTCCGCAAGACCGTCGAAAACCGCGTTCCCTACTACGGCGAGTACATGATCAGGAACGGCGACGGCGAGTGGGAGATCAACGAGAAGTACCTCGAGGAGTCGGTGCGAGCCTAG
- a CDS encoding DNA-directed RNA polymerase subunit D has translation MSEEYDVEFVEHGEREARFLVRGISPGFANGIRRAMVADVPTMAIDTVRFIENSSVMFDEQLALRLGLVPLTTPPEGEFGEDDTVTLSIDVEGPATAYSGDLVSEDDLVQPADENVPIIELKEDQRLEAEADAVLDHGKDHAKHQGGVAIGYRHLQRVEVVGDLPEFEDEESRIVRGVIEDDGELVPTSEFDHDLSNRYPGKEVEVEDVPNAFVFHVETDGSLDVEELVTRAADSIEARATDLEEAVQL, from the coding sequence ATGAGCGAAGAGTACGACGTCGAGTTCGTCGAACACGGGGAACGCGAAGCGCGCTTCCTCGTCCGCGGGATCTCGCCCGGATTCGCCAACGGCATCCGTCGTGCGATGGTCGCCGACGTGCCGACGATGGCGATCGATACCGTCCGGTTCATCGAGAACTCGTCGGTCATGTTCGACGAGCAACTCGCCCTGCGACTCGGGCTCGTCCCGCTGACGACCCCTCCTGAAGGGGAGTTCGGCGAGGACGACACCGTCACGCTCTCGATCGACGTCGAAGGGCCGGCCACCGCCTACTCGGGCGACCTCGTCTCCGAGGACGACCTCGTCCAGCCCGCGGACGAGAACGTCCCGATCATCGAGCTCAAGGAAGACCAGCGGCTCGAGGCCGAAGCCGACGCCGTGCTCGACCACGGGAAAGACCACGCCAAACACCAGGGCGGGGTCGCGATCGGCTACCGACACCTCCAGCGCGTGGAGGTCGTCGGCGACCTGCCGGAGTTCGAGGACGAGGAGAGTCGGATCGTCCGCGGCGTCATCGAGGACGACGGCGAGCTCGTTCCCACCAGCGAATTCGACCACGACCTCTCGAACCGGTATCCGGGCAAGGAGGTCGAGGTCGAGGACGTCCCGAACGCCTTCGTCTTCCACGTGGAGACGGACGGCTCGCTCGACGTCGAGGAGCTGGTGACGCGAGCCGCCGACTCGATCGAGGCGCGCGCGACCGATCTCGAAGAAGCCGTACAGCTATAA
- a CDS encoding DUF58 domain-containing protein codes for MSVDRRTVGLVAGTVTLAAAVAVSAGLVSLDLSEALVVLVAVLAGAIGLRGLLRRRGVRSQFDTPDPERTAAVPVPGENLTDAVSSFRRLRGGHAPATRGRRLRAGLREATLAVLTRFDGESPESAEKRLEDGDWTDDPIAAGFLSDRLERPDRSLRSRVGHFLERGYETEFRRGVRHAVAAIDGVGYESGESNDDDDDGGGPSLPAYDYGRPAASEEQRRTTTDDVDGIEKGRRAPTEYWSGIGIVALLAVGVGAAVESPAVLIAGVAGVGYAGFARAFEPPELALSVERTVSDDEPEPGDEIEVAVEITNESGRFVPDLRFVDGVPPGLVVTEGTSRLGTALRPGESVSLEYTASVGRGSHEFDPALAIARDVSQSTEQEFRIESETTVVCEPEMRPLAAAVPLRATATAFAGRLTTTEGGAGTTFHSVREYRPNDPLSRIDWNRRAKTGELTTLEFHAERSARAVVLVDARKAAYLAPAPDATHAVDRSLAAAGRIGASLLEAGHSVGLAGLGPVGSDDDPLLGTDPCWLAPASGRHHELEFRELLASHPQFDAVAPERETPWLTQLRTLRRRLSAETQIVLLTPLCDAGSADIARRLEARGHPVTVVSSDPTVGAPAGQRLARVARRVRRFDLERAGVPVIDWPVDESIDDVFARRAGARTGTAVGGGLR; via the coding sequence ATGAGCGTCGATCGCCGGACCGTCGGGCTCGTCGCCGGCACGGTCACGCTCGCCGCCGCTGTCGCAGTCAGCGCGGGCCTCGTCTCGCTGGACCTCTCGGAGGCCCTCGTCGTCCTCGTGGCGGTCCTCGCGGGTGCGATCGGCCTCCGGGGCCTCCTCCGACGACGGGGAGTCCGCTCGCAGTTCGACACGCCCGACCCCGAGCGTACCGCCGCCGTGCCCGTCCCCGGAGAGAACCTCACCGACGCGGTCTCGTCGTTCCGGCGGCTCCGCGGCGGCCACGCGCCGGCGACCAGAGGCCGGCGACTCCGGGCCGGCCTCCGCGAAGCGACGCTCGCGGTCCTCACCCGGTTCGACGGGGAGTCGCCCGAAAGCGCCGAAAAACGCCTCGAGGACGGTGACTGGACGGACGATCCGATCGCGGCCGGCTTCCTCTCCGATCGCCTCGAGCGGCCGGATCGGTCGCTTCGATCGCGCGTCGGGCACTTCCTCGAGCGCGGGTACGAGACGGAGTTCCGGCGGGGCGTTCGCCACGCGGTCGCCGCCATCGACGGGGTGGGATACGAGAGCGGCGAGAGCAACGACGACGATGACGACGGCGGGGGCCCGTCGCTGCCGGCGTACGACTACGGCCGGCCGGCCGCCAGTGAGGAGCAACGGCGGACGACGACGGACGACGTCGACGGGATCGAGAAGGGCCGCCGTGCCCCCACCGAGTACTGGTCGGGGATCGGCATCGTCGCGTTGCTCGCCGTCGGCGTCGGTGCCGCCGTCGAGTCGCCGGCAGTCCTCATCGCCGGGGTCGCCGGCGTCGGCTACGCCGGCTTCGCCCGCGCGTTCGAGCCCCCCGAACTCGCGCTTTCGGTCGAGCGGACGGTCAGCGACGACGAGCCCGAACCCGGCGACGAGATCGAGGTCGCCGTCGAGATCACGAACGAGAGCGGCCGGTTCGTCCCCGATCTGCGGTTCGTCGACGGGGTCCCGCCCGGCCTCGTGGTCACCGAGGGGACGAGCCGACTGGGCACTGCGCTCCGGCCCGGCGAGAGCGTCTCCCTCGAGTACACCGCCTCCGTCGGCCGGGGCAGCCACGAGTTCGACCCCGCGCTCGCGATCGCACGGGACGTCTCGCAGTCGACCGAACAGGAGTTCCGGATCGAGAGCGAGACGACCGTCGTCTGCGAACCGGAGATGCGCCCGCTCGCCGCGGCGGTACCGTTACGGGCGACCGCGACCGCTTTCGCCGGCCGGCTGACGACGACCGAGGGCGGGGCCGGGACGACGTTCCACTCCGTCCGGGAGTACCGTCCGAACGACCCGCTGTCGCGCATCGACTGGAACCGCCGGGCCAAGACGGGCGAACTCACCACGCTCGAGTTCCACGCCGAACGGTCGGCCCGCGCGGTCGTCCTCGTCGACGCGCGGAAGGCGGCCTACCTCGCGCCCGCGCCGGACGCGACCCACGCCGTCGACCGGTCGCTCGCCGCCGCGGGCCGGATCGGTGCGAGCCTGCTCGAGGCCGGTCACTCCGTCGGTCTCGCTGGGCTGGGCCCGGTCGGTTCCGACGACGACCCGCTGCTGGGAACCGACCCCTGCTGGCTCGCGCCCGCCTCGGGCCGACACCACGAACTCGAGTTCCGGGAGCTGCTGGCGTCACACCCGCAGTTCGACGCGGTCGCGCCGGAGCGGGAAACGCCGTGGCTGACCCAGCTCCGGACGCTGCGCCGTCGGCTTTCAGCCGAGACCCAGATCGTCCTCCTGACGCCGCTGTGTGACGCCGGGTCGGCCGACATCGCCCGCCGGCTCGAGGCTCGCGGCCACCCGGTCACGGTCGTCAGCTCCGATCCGACGGTCGGCGCGCCCGCCGGCCAGCGGCTGGCGCGAGTCGCCAGGCGAGTGCGCCGGTTCGACCTGGAGCGGGCCGGCGTGCCGGTCATCGACTGGCCGGTCGACGAGTCGATCGACGACGTGTTCGCGCGCCGGGCCGGCGCTCGGACGGGCACCGCGGTCGGAGGTGGGCTCCGATGA
- a CDS encoding RtcB family protein — translation MTDTTFDADGITLEKVREYVWEVPQEGDMRTPARVLASEALLEEIKEDKTLEQIKNTTHLPGITNHAICMPDGHQGYGFPVGGVGALDAENGCISPGAVGYDINCGVRMMRTNLTYDDLQGREEELVDSLFANVPSGLGGGGIVKAGVDTVEEILERGVDWALENGHAVEEDLLHCEDEGVRTEADASKISQKAKDRGKNQIGSLGSGNHFLEVQRVTDVFDDAVGDAYGLEEDQIVVLIHCGSRGLGHQTCNDYLRKIEQQHQGLLNQLPDKELAAAPAGSQLAEDYYKAMNAAINFAWVNRQLIMHRTRQVFERVFDRSWEEMDMHLLYDVAHNIAKKETHAVGVGPEGRPVRDGDAVEHEERELYVHRKGATRAFPAGHPEVPKAYRDVGQPVIIPGSMGAGSYVLRGGENSMDLTFGSTAHGAGRLMSRTQAKNEYWGGDVQDELEQQEQIYVKAQSGATVAEEAPGVYKDVDEVVRVSDALGIGDKVARTFPVCNIKG, via the coding sequence ATGACTGATACCACGTTCGACGCCGACGGCATCACGCTCGAGAAAGTGCGTGAGTACGTCTGGGAGGTCCCCCAGGAGGGAGACATGCGGACCCCCGCGCGGGTGCTCGCGAGCGAAGCCCTCCTCGAGGAGATCAAGGAGGACAAGACCCTCGAACAGATCAAGAACACGACCCACCTGCCGGGGATCACCAACCACGCGATCTGTATGCCCGACGGCCACCAGGGCTACGGCTTCCCCGTCGGCGGGGTCGGCGCACTCGACGCCGAAAACGGCTGTATTTCACCGGGAGCGGTCGGCTACGACATCAACTGCGGTGTCCGGATGATGCGGACGAACCTCACCTACGACGACCTCCAGGGTCGCGAGGAGGAACTCGTCGACTCGCTGTTCGCCAACGTTCCATCGGGGCTGGGCGGCGGCGGCATCGTCAAGGCCGGCGTCGACACCGTCGAGGAAATCCTGGAGCGCGGGGTCGACTGGGCCCTCGAGAACGGCCACGCGGTCGAGGAGGACCTGCTGCACTGCGAGGACGAGGGGGTCCGCACCGAGGCCGACGCCTCGAAGATCTCCCAGAAAGCCAAAGACCGCGGGAAGAACCAGATCGGCTCGCTTGGTTCGGGCAACCACTTCCTCGAGGTCCAGCGCGTGACCGACGTCTTCGACGACGCAGTCGGCGACGCCTACGGCCTCGAGGAGGACCAGATCGTCGTCCTCATCCACTGTGGCTCGCGCGGGCTGGGTCACCAGACCTGTAACGACTACCTGCGGAAGATCGAACAGCAACACCAGGGGCTGTTGAACCAACTGCCGGACAAGGAACTGGCCGCGGCACCCGCGGGCTCGCAACTCGCGGAGGACTACTACAAGGCGATGAACGCCGCGATCAACTTCGCGTGGGTCAACCGCCAGCTGATCATGCACCGTACGCGGCAGGTGTTCGAGCGGGTCTTCGACCGCTCGTGGGAGGAGATGGACATGCACCTGCTGTACGACGTTGCTCACAACATCGCGAAGAAAGAAACCCACGCCGTCGGGGTCGGGCCGGAGGGCCGACCGGTGCGAGACGGCGACGCCGTCGAGCACGAGGAACGCGAACTCTACGTCCACCGCAAGGGCGCGACTCGAGCGTTCCCCGCGGGCCACCCCGAGGTGCCGAAAGCGTACCGCGACGTCGGCCAGCCGGTCATCATTCCCGGCAGCATGGGCGCGGGCAGCTACGTCCTGCGGGGCGGCGAGAACTCGATGGACCTCACGTTCGGCTCGACCGCCCACGGCGCGGGCCGACTGATGAGCCGCACCCAGGCGAAAAACGAGTACTGGGGCGGCGACGTCCAGGACGAACTCGAGCAACAGGAGCAGATCTACGTCAAGGCCCAGTCGGGCGCGACGGTCGCCGAGGAGGCTCCGGGCGTCTACAAGGACGTCGACGAGGTCGTGCGCGTCTCGGACGCGCTGGGCATCGGGGACAAGGTCGCACGGACGTTCCCGGTCTGTAACATCAAAGGCTGA
- a CDS encoding 30S ribosomal protein S4 produces MPLGTDTKQYETPNHPYQGERIATEHSLIDRYGLKNKEELWRAQSELRSYRREARDLLGQAQGDETVIERSEEFVGRLKRVGILDEGDELGDVLGLEIEDILERRLQTVVYRKGLANTTEQARQFITHGHVTVDGQRHRVPSYVVDVDEEDLVAFDENSPLADELHPERAEGQ; encoded by the coding sequence ATGCCACTCGGAACCGACACCAAACAGTACGAGACGCCGAATCACCCCTACCAGGGTGAGCGCATCGCCACCGAACACTCCCTCATCGACCGCTACGGCCTCAAGAACAAGGAGGAACTCTGGCGGGCCCAGTCCGAGCTTCGTTCCTACCGGCGCGAGGCTCGAGACCTGCTCGGCCAGGCCCAGGGAGACGAAACCGTCATCGAACGCTCCGAGGAGTTCGTCGGCCGCCTCAAGCGCGTCGGCATCCTCGACGAGGGTGACGAACTCGGCGACGTCCTCGGTCTCGAGATCGAGGACATTCTCGAGCGCCGTCTCCAGACGGTCGTCTACCGCAAGGGACTCGCGAACACGACCGAACAGGCCCGACAGTTCATCACGCACGGGCACGTGACGGTCGACGGCCAGCGCCACCGGGTCCCGTCGTACGTCGTCGACGTCGACGAGGAGGACCTCGTCGCGTTCGACGAGAACAGTCCGCTCGCGGACGAACTCCACCCAGAGCGCGCGGAGGGTCAGTAA
- a CDS encoding 30S ribosomal protein S11 codes for MSQDDEKWGIAHVHASFNNTIMTVTDLTGAETIAKSSGGTAVKQNRDEASPYAAMQMAESVAEEVKAAGITGLHVRVRGPGGNLQKSPGPGAQATIRALARSGIEIGRIEDVTPIPHDGSRAPKGKGGY; via the coding sequence ATGAGTCAGGACGACGAAAAGTGGGGCATCGCCCACGTGCACGCATCGTTCAACAACACCATCATGACCGTGACGGACCTCACGGGCGCGGAGACGATCGCCAAGTCCTCCGGCGGGACGGCGGTCAAGCAGAACCGCGACGAGGCGTCGCCGTACGCGGCCATGCAGATGGCCGAGTCCGTCGCCGAGGAGGTCAAGGCTGCCGGCATCACCGGACTGCACGTCCGCGTTCGCGGCCCTGGCGGTAACCTCCAGAAGTCCCCCGGGCCGGGTGCCCAGGCGACGATCCGTGCCCTGGCCCGCTCCGGCATCGAGATCGGACGCATCGAGGACGTCACGCCGATCCCGCACGACGGATCGCGCGCACCGAAAGGAAAGGGCGGCTACTAG
- a CDS encoding DUF4129 domain-containing protein: MPRNRRPLLVRLVAAVAGIVAIGLAAATVESPVEIGGSGGIGSTEGQSSPGGIESPPEQDPPIEHVEVPAFLEYLIAALLVLAAVIVVWYLLTHRRDALRVLALSLVVMLAVYLFIRYADPIFPSSMAPGGEPLKGSSGDGFSEDGDGTPAVEPLLATLAVLTAIVLGGLLLSRRDGETDAAAAETPDGEDERPGQHVAAVGNAAGRAADRIESTTDVDNEIYRAWREMTSPLEVDRPDASTPREFAAAAVDAGLERNHVEELTKLFEDVRYGSAEATPEREQRAKSVLRRIEAAYAERSSVSESGDSVSENVDGTGPGTDGRWGSER; the protein is encoded by the coding sequence GTGCCCCGAAATCGCCGCCCCCTCCTCGTTCGACTGGTCGCCGCAGTCGCCGGAATCGTCGCCATCGGGCTCGCAGCCGCGACGGTCGAGTCCCCCGTCGAGATCGGCGGCTCCGGCGGGATCGGCTCCACGGAAGGGCAGAGTTCGCCGGGCGGAATCGAATCCCCACCGGAACAGGACCCGCCCATCGAACACGTGGAGGTTCCCGCGTTCCTCGAGTATCTCATCGCCGCGTTGCTCGTTCTGGCCGCGGTTATCGTCGTCTGGTACCTCCTGACCCATCGTCGTGATGCGCTTCGCGTGCTCGCGTTGTCCCTTGTCGTCATGCTGGCTGTCTATCTCTTCATCCGGTACGCCGATCCGATCTTCCCGTCGTCGATGGCCCCGGGCGGCGAACCCCTCAAGGGGAGCAGTGGTGACGGCTTCAGCGAGGACGGCGACGGGACGCCGGCGGTCGAACCGCTGCTCGCCACCCTCGCGGTCCTCACCGCCATCGTCCTCGGCGGGTTGCTTCTCAGCCGGCGCGACGGCGAAACCGACGCTGCGGCGGCCGAGACTCCCGACGGCGAGGACGAGCGACCCGGCCAACACGTCGCGGCCGTCGGCAACGCCGCAGGACGGGCGGCCGACCGAATCGAGAGCACGACCGACGTCGACAACGAGATCTACCGTGCCTGGCGGGAGATGACCAGCCCCCTCGAGGTCGACCGGCCGGACGCGAGCACCCCCCGCGAGTTCGCGGCCGCGGCGGTCGACGCCGGCCTCGAGCGGAACCACGTCGAGGAACTGACGAAGCTGTTCGAGGACGTCCGCTACGGGAGCGCCGAGGCGACCCCCGAGCGCGAGCAACGGGCAAAGAGCGTGCTGCGGCGGATCGAAGCCGCGTACGCGGAACGGAGTTCGGTTTCGGAGAGCGGCGATTCAGTTTCGGAAAACGTGGACGGGACCGGCCCCGGCACGGACGGCCGCTGGGGGTCGGAACGATGA